In Triticum aestivum cultivar Chinese Spring chromosome 5B, IWGSC CS RefSeq v2.1, whole genome shotgun sequence, the following proteins share a genomic window:
- the LOC123110353 gene encoding alpha-latrocrustotoxin-Lt1a, with product MPPQRARRGRRHGGNPRTQEDEDQLRVQQFITATLYATTRKDKKSIKDEAKTMGESEKYVNLFANNTLQGVGVLSFALMEKNNLLATCLLEYVHSDPSSRLHDKAGRTPLHFAARGGNIVLMDTLVNTHHVDVNATDNSGLIPLHLAVFYDNTDALLEQMRLGATIEGNTCFGKAIHAAAFLGSLGAIKAIHQDFPNEVNIASAGNFTPLICSLFGTSVDCQNFLAGVSDVGTLPLFTKVALVKTNEAEAHALMKMLLNHGADVNILDQGFLEEPALIIAAKNEWNLVIDLLFHRTKQIAGIEDWTIANLLIHVQTEEFLHQDRLRKANKIQQLRPRIIVELEARNVVVAIYLCKALKSDMDEWDWSNISSLCDLCVHFGMTSSEYEVTVESISTYTSAYFLYKQYDKALLAVKACLAL from the exons ATGCCTCCTCAAAGGGCGAGGAGGGGTCGCAGGCATGGGGGTAATCCCAGGACTCAGGAAGATGAGGATCAGCTTA GGGTCCAACAATTCATAACCGCTACACTCTATGCCACTACTAGGAAGGATAAAAAGAGTATTAAAG ACGAGGCCAAGACTATGGGAGAGAGTGAGAAATACGTAAACCTTTTTGCAAACAATACGCTTCAAGGTGTGGGTGTGCTCAGCTTTGCTTTAATGGAGAAAAACAACTTGCTTGCCACTTGTTTACTGGAATATGTTCATTCCGACCCAAGCTCTAGGCTTCATGACAAGGCTG GACGAACTCCCCTGCATTTTGCTGCCCGAGGTGGAAACATTGTCTTGATGGACACTCTGGTGAACACTCATCACGTTGATGTGAATGCAACTGATAATTCAGGGTTAATTCCATTGCATTTGGCAGTTTTCTATG ATAATACTGATGCTCTCCTTGAACAGATGAGGCTGGGAGCAACCATTGAGGGGAATACTTGTTTTGGGAAGGCTATCCACGCCGCTGCCTTTTTAGGAAGTCTTGGGGCTATTAAAGCTATTCACCAGGATTTCCCCAATGAG GTAAACATTGCTAGTGCTGGAAATTTCACGCCACTTATTTGTTCCCTGTTCGGCACTTCAGTTGACTGTCAGAACTTTCTTGCAGGG GTATCTGATGTGGGTACTCTTCCCTTATTCACTAAAGTGGCATTGGTTAAAACCAATGAGGCTGAAGCTCATGCTCTTATGAAAATGCTTTTAAACCATGGAGCAGATGTGAACATATTGGACCAG GGTTTTCTTGAAGAACCAGCATTGATCATCGCCGCCAAAAACGAATGGAATCTGGTCATCGACCTTTTATTTCATAGAACAAAACAGATAGCTGGCATAGAGGACTGGACCATTGCAAATTTACTCATCCATGTCCAGACAGAAGAGTTTTTGCATCAG GACCGTTTGAGGAAAGCAAATAAAATCCAGCAGCTGCGCCCCAGAATAATTGTTGAACTGGAAGCTAGAAATGTTGTTGTCGCGATCTATCTTTGCAAG GCTTTAAAATCTGATATGGATGAATGGGACTGGAGCAACATCAGCAGTCTATGCGACCTCTGTGTACATTTTGGAATGACGTCATCTGAATATGAAGTAACAGTGGAATCTATTTCTACGTACACAAGTGCTTATTTCTTATATAAG CAATATGATAAGGCTCTTTTAGCTGTAAAGGCTTGTCTTGCCCTTTAA
- the LOC123110352 gene encoding U3 snoRNP-associated protein-like YAOH (The sequence of the model RefSeq protein was modified relative to this genomic sequence to represent the inferred CDS: added 25 bases not found in genome assembly): MAPRGNRSSKKPPPPPRGKGKGKRPSSASAGDDPFFESEPKRRRARADEDIESGDSDDDALALGGAVVGEDEEEEKEDLETAGEKRLRMTKEYLERITDTVKRNKEEEEEEDDEDDDEDDGLPGGRRVAKLLRKKQLVESGRQRLSLAARVLPPGQQDGFKFIAKHRQPVTAVALSKDSDKGFSASKDGVILHWDVETGKSEKYLWPTEKVLVSHHAKAPLSKKRSQQVLALAVSSDGRYLATGGFDRHIHLWDVRTREHIQAFSGHRGPVSCLAFGLDSSELFSGSYDRSIMQWNAEDRTYMHCLYGHQGEILTTDALSKDRLLTVARDRTMHLWKIPEESQLVFRAPAVSLECCCFIDDKEYLSGSDDGSLELWSVMRKKPTHIIKNAHPALAPSSLDSADEKLPKENGICKPQSLSSAHSWISAVAARKGSDLAASGAANGVVRLWTIQPDSKGMQPLFDLPLDGFVNSLAIAKSGRFIVAGVGREPRLGKWGRVATAKNGVAIHRLSLQDDSDDL, encoded by the exons GcaagaagccgccgccgccgccgcggggcaagggcaagggcaagcgCCCCTCGTCCGCCTCCGCCGGGGACGACCCCTTCTTCGAGTCGGAGCCCaagcgccgccgcgcccgcgcggACGAGGACATCGAGAgcggggacagcgacgacgacgccctcgcgctgggcggcgccgtcgtgggcgaggatgaggaggaggagaaggaggacctGGAGACGGCCGGGGAGAAGAGGTTGCGGATGACCAAGGAGTACCTGGAGAGGATCACCGACACGGTGAAGAGGaacaaggaggaagaggaggaggaggacgacgaagatgacgacgaggatgatggtTTGCCCGGGGGGAGGCGGGTCGCCAAGCTCCTCCGGAAGAAGCAGCTCGTGGAGAGCGGCAGGCAGCGCCTGAGCCTTGCCGCAAG GGTGTTACCGCCGGGACAGCAGGATGGATTCAAATTTATAGCCAAGCACCGGCAGCCAGTGACTGCCGTTGCTCTGTCGAAGGACAGCGACAAGGGGTTTTCGGCGTCCAAAGATGGAGTTATCCTCCATTGGGATGTCGAGACCGGGAAAAGCGAGAAGTATTTGTGGCCAACTGAAAAGGTGTTGGTTTCGCACCATGCTAAAGCTCCTCTGTCTAAAAAGAGAAGCCAGCAGGTGCTTGCACTGGCTGTTAGTTCCGATGGGCGATACTTGGCCACTGGTGGCTTCGACAGGCATATCCATTTGTGGGATGTTCGAACACGGGAGCACATACAG GCATTCAGTGGACATAGAGGGCCAGTATCCTGTCTTGCTTTTGGCCTGGACTCTTCGgagttattctctggttcttatgaTCGTTCAATAATGCAGTGGAATGCTGAAGATAGAACATACATGCACTGCCTATATGGTCATCAAGGTGAAATATTGACAACTGATGCACTCAGCAAAGATAGACTTCTGACTGTAGCACGGGATAGAAcaatgcatctttggaag ATACCGGAGGAGTCACAGTTAGTCTTTCGTGCGCCTGCTGTGTCTTTGGAGTGCTGCTGCTTTATCGATGACAAGGAATATTTGTCTGGATCAGATGACGGAAGCCTCGAGCTTTGGAGTGTTATGAGAAAGAAGCCTACTCACATAATAAAAAATGCCCATCCAGCATTAGCTCCTAGTTCACTTGACAGCGCTGATGAAAAGTTGCCCAAAG AAAATGGAATTTGTAAGCCTCAGAGCCTTTCATCAGCTCATTCATGGATTAGTGCTGTTGCTGCAAGAAAAGGTTCTGATCTGGCTGCGTCTGGAGCAGCAAATGGTGTTGTCCGCCTTTGGACAATTCAACCTGATTCAAAAGGGATGCAGCCATTGTTCGACTTGCCACTG GATGGCTTTGTCAATTCTCTTGCAATAGCAAAATCGGGACGCTTCATTGTTGCTGGTGTTGGCCGA gAACCTCGTCTTGGGAAATGGGGCCGTGTCGCAACAGCAAAGAATGGGGTTGCAATTCATCGGCTTAGTCTACAAGATGACTCTGACGATTTGTAG